The genomic DNA CGGCGCGGCAATCTCTGGGTTATAATTACTTTCATGAGTAAGAAAGCCTATGTTTACATAATGACCAACAAAAGAAACAAGGTTCTTTATACGGGAGTTACAAGTGATTTAATAAAGAGAGTTTATGAGCACAAAGAAAAGCTTATAAACGGATTTACTGCGAAATATAAGGTAAATAAACTTATTTATTACGAAGTTTTTAACAATATAACAAATGCTATCTCAAGAGAAAAACAGATAAAAGCCGGTTCCAGAGAAAAGAAAATTGAATTGGTAAACAGCATGAACAATAAATGGAATGATTTATACAATACCTTGCTTTGAGACTGCCGCGCTTTGCTCGCAGTGACGGTAAAGGGGTAGGCAGTGACGAATAGGATTGTCATTGGAAGAAATTAAATCCTCCGTCATTGCGAGGAGCAATAGCGACGAAGCAATCTCAAGATCACCACGGGCTAAAGCCCTCGTGATGACGAGAAGATGAAAATTCAAGGAGCTGCAACTAACTAAAATCGTAAAATGAGAAATAACCACATTTCTTTTTTTGGACGATAAGATATAATAAATATCAATTCGTTAAGGGAAATCCGGGAGGTCTGTTTTGGTAAATATTGACGTAGATAAGGATATTAAGTCGGCGCAACAAAACAAGCAAACTTTTTCAATGGAAGATGCCCAGTTTTATGTGCTTGCGTTGT from Candidatus Oleimmundimicrobium sp. includes the following:
- a CDS encoding GIY-YIG nuclease family protein, yielding RRGNLWVIITFMSKKAYVYIMTNKRNKVLYTGVTSDLIKRVYEHKEKLINGFTAKYKVNKLIYYEVFNNITNAISREKQIKAGSREKKIELVNSMNNKWNDLYNTLL